One window of the Gemmatimonadota bacterium genome contains the following:
- a CDS encoding Mrp/NBP35 family ATP-binding protein yields the protein SEILPGVRNTIAVASGKGGVGKSTTAVNLALALQEAGAAVGVMDADVYGPSLPLLTGVTGRPRSLDKRILPHEGYGLKLMSMGFLVNEDSPVIWRGPMVHGLVSQFLSDVEWGELDYLVIDMPPGTGDAALTLTQKAPLSGAVIVTTANDLSLIDARKGLKMFEKVEVPVLGIIENMSYFTPPDLLDRKYYLFGEGGGKRTAEELDVAFLGEVPIDPRIVEGGDAGRPILVHAPDSAAAQAFRDLAGKVARSLAVLADSMPPVADANITWVTSPN from the coding sequence TCCGAGATCCTCCCCGGTGTGAGGAACACGATTGCCGTGGCCTCGGGCAAGGGCGGCGTCGGCAAGAGCACGACGGCCGTGAATCTCGCGCTCGCGCTCCAGGAGGCAGGCGCCGCCGTGGGCGTGATGGACGCCGACGTGTACGGCCCCTCCCTGCCCCTGCTCACGGGGGTGACCGGCCGGCCGCGCTCCCTGGACAAGCGCATTCTCCCCCACGAGGGCTACGGCCTGAAGCTCATGTCGATGGGCTTCCTGGTCAACGAGGACTCCCCGGTGATCTGGCGGGGCCCGATGGTGCACGGGCTCGTCAGCCAGTTCCTGAGCGACGTCGAATGGGGCGAGCTCGACTACCTCGTGATCGACATGCCGCCGGGCACCGGCGATGCGGCGCTCACGCTGACCCAGAAGGCGCCGCTCTCGGGCGCCGTCATCGTGACGACCGCCAACGATCTCTCGCTGATCGACGCCCGCAAGGGGCTCAAGATGTTCGAGAAGGTGGAGGTGCCGGTCCTGGGCATCATCGAGAACATGTCGTACTTCACGCCGCCGGATCTCCTGGACCGCAAGTACTACCTCTTCGGCGAAGGGGGAGGAAAGCGGACTGCCGAGGAGCTGGACGTCGCCTTTCTGGGTGAGGTCCCCATCGACCCGCGGATCGTCGAGGGAGGGGATGCGGGTCGACCGATTCTCGTTCACGCTCCGGATTCCGCTGCCGCTCAGGCGTTCCGGGATCTCGCAGGGAAGGTCGCTCGCAGCCTCGCCGTCCTGGCAGACAGCATGCCCCCCGTCGCCGACGCGAACATCACCTGGGTGACGAGTCCGAACTAG